One region of Molothrus aeneus isolate 106 chromosome 1, BPBGC_Maene_1.0, whole genome shotgun sequence genomic DNA includes:
- the LOC136554664 gene encoding epidermal retinol dehydrogenase 2-like — translation MFNFRCIQKLLQYLKFFIFLIIENTFCLFSLRKKYFAGEIVLITGSANGIGRLVALKLAPLGVTLVLWDIDDEGNKETSRLAQQNGANRVFVYHCDCSRREEVYEQADKVRKEVGDVTILINNAGILIGKKFCDLTDEDFEKTFRINFFSQVWTCKAFLPAMVACNRGHLISMASGAGFLGLYRQSDYGASKAAIITMMEAINSELYHGGKRGIKTTIICPYFISTRLSKGFKSARPCLLPVYDPEYAASRIVDAIKKEKFYLIMPPAVYLLGLKIFLPRKAVLFLESYVKFPESMEEAFAQKKKD, via the exons ATGTTCAACTTCAGATGCATCCAGAAGTTATTACAGTAcctgaaattttttatttttttaattatcgaGAACaccttctgtttattttctctccgcaaaaaatattttgctggtGAAATAGTACTTATTACTGGCTCTGCAAATGGGATTGGAAGGCTGGTTGCCTTAAAATTGGCTCCTTTGGGAGTAACCTTGGTTCTTTGGGACATCGATGATGAAGGTAACAAAGAAACAAGCAGATTGGCCCAACAAAATGGAGCCAACCGGGTGTTTGTCTACCACTGtgactgcagcaggagggaggaggtCTATGAACAGGCAGACAAG GTTAGAAAAGAAGTTGGGGATGTTACTATTCTAATCAATAATGCTGGCATACTGATTGGGAAAAAGTTCTGTGATCTCACAGATGAAGACTTTGAAAAGACCTTCAGAATCAACTTCTTTTCTCAAGTCTGG ACTTGCAAGGCCTTTCTTCCAGCCATGGTGGCCTGTAACCGTGGGCACCTGATTAGCATGGCCAGTGGAGCTGGATTCCTGGGACTCTACAGGCAGTCAG ATTATGGAGCAAGTAAGGCTGCAATCATTACAATGATGGAAGCCATAAATTCAGAACTGTATCATGGAGGAAAACGTGGCATTAAAACCACAATCATTTGCCCTTATTTTATTAGTACCAGGTTAAGCAAAGGCTTCAAAAGCGC AAGACCCTGTTTGCTTCCTGTTTATGATCCAGAGTATGCAGCCAGTAGGATCGTGGATGcaattaaaaaggagaaattttatCTGATCATGCCTCCAGCTGTATACTTACTTGGTCTCAAAAT TTTCCTTCCTAGAAAAGCAGTGCTGTTCCTTGAGTCTTATGTCAAGTTCCCTGAGAGCATGGAAGAAGCCTTTGCTCAGAAGAAAAAGGATTGA